TTAATTGGTACTGGGGCGGTCTGCTGAGTGTTCGGTGTCGTGGTAAAATAAAATAGATAATATTAGTTAATTTGTGGTGAGTCGTGCTAATGATAGCCAGCACAATTCATCGACATTCAGTAAGGAAGCTAAAAAATATGACCAAAAAATATTTAACATTTGATTGTTACGGGACGTTAATTAATACTGAGCCGCTGTATCAATGGGTGGCTAATTTAGGATTGGCGGTTGGTTTAGACCCACTAACGGTTCGCAAAGCCTACGCGACTTATGAGGACGATCCTGCCAGTGTCAATCCTTATCTAGATTATTCAACATTAGTCCGGGCTGATCTTAAGCATTTAGATCGATTGTTTGAACAGAGACACTTCTTTGAAAGTCATTACGTTGAATGCTTGGAAGTGCAACGACACCTATTACCATACGCCGATGTTATACCGACCTTAACAGCGTGGCAGCAATTGGGCTATCAATTGATTATTATGTCGAATTCTTCCTGGGATATCATGCCGGCCAACATTGCTGCTTTAAAGGTGTCGTTCACAGCGGTTGTTACGGCTGAAGACATTCAAGCTTACAAACCAGCGTTAGCTTTCTTTGAAACGGTTCAAGAGCGTTTTAAGTTAACGGCAGATAATCATTGGCATATTGCACGTGGCTATGAATCCGATGTTGTTCCAGCCAGTGCTATGCAGTGGCCGATGATTTGGATTAATCGTGATCAGCGACAACCGACTAGTTCTGAACGGCCGACCCATATGGTTACTGATTTGGCCGCTGTTAAGCAGTGGGTTAACTAGGCGTGCGCGGTAGTGTCCCCGTTGATCAACAGTTAAAACACTGGTTGATCATCAGGGTTGAACAAGCTTTCTAATTTTGACTAAGCTGTTAAATCTCAAAATTAGAAAGGAAATTAACGTGAATTCAAAATCTTTAAATAAAAGTACGGTCCTATTAATGGCGATCTCCGCGGCCATTGTAGTGGCTAATATTAATTATATTCAACCGATTGAGGCGGACATTGCGCAACAGTTTAATCTCCCAAACGCCGTTATTGGCGCGGTGGCAATGCTGACGCAGTTAGGCTATGCCTTTGGGTTGCTCTTAATTGTACCCATGGGTGATATCATGAATCGCCGAATGTTGATTATGCGCTTACTGGTACTCGCAATCATTTCAGCGTTACTAGCCTTCGTGGCTCCCAATATTTGGGTGTACGCCTTGGCAAGTTTACTGATTGGGATAACCTCTGTGGCACCACAAGTTATTATTCCGTACGCTGGCTTTCTCGCACCTCGTAATCAGCGTGGTCAAGTCTTGGGCAACGTCCTGAGTGGCTTGCTCGTGGGGGTTCTCTTGTCACGAACTGTCAGTGGGGTACTTGCGAGCTATTTGTCTTGGCAGATGGTCTATCTGATTGCCGCTATCTTGATTGCAGGATTGTGGCTCGTCTTGTGGCGAAAATTACCGCATGATCCCGTGACGACACATACCACGAATTATAAAGCCATGATTCAGACAGTACCTCAGTTAGTAAAACGCTATCCGGTTTTGCGAGCGTCGGCTGTTAACGGATTTGTCTTGTTTGGTGTTTCTAATATTTTCTGGGCAACACTCGTCTTTTACTTGCAGCATCAATACGGGTGGGGAAGTCGTGAAGCTGGTCTGCTTGCGTTGCTAGGTGTTACCGGTGTGTTAGCAGCCCCTTTAATTGGCCGCCTAGCCGATCGTTTTCGGCCCCGAACGATTATCGGCTTGGGTCTAGTGTTATCAACATTAGCCTACGTAGTGTTTTGGCTGAGTGGTACGCATTTGGTGGGGTTAATTATTGGTATCGTCATTCTTGATTTAGGTACTCAATTCGGGCAGGTCGCGAATCAGACACGGATTCAAAGTATCGATGTCCATGCCAGTAGCCGTTTCAATTCGGTATTCATGTTTGGCTACTTCATGGGTGGCGCCCTAGGTTCATTTTGTGGCAACGTCTTATGGTATTTAGCTGGTTGGAACGGCGTCTGCGGGTTAGCGGTCGTCGTGTTAATGATTGGCTTTTATGCCCACTTTGTTCATTATCCACGGGTGGTGACACGACAAGTGCAACATTAGCAGTGTATTAGTTAATCGGTCATGAATCATGATTAAAACGTGTCAAGTTTAGATTGTTGTTCGTCAGCCGGTGTGCGTCCTATTCCGACCTCCGGGGCTGGGTGACAATTGCTGGAACGCAGCCGACGTCGATTTGAGCTAACGCATAACCCGCGTCATCTCAAATACGAGTCTTATTCTAAGCCGGAAGAAAATCACTTCCGACTAAGAATAATTTGGCTACTGAGCATTGTCACCCAGCCCCTCCAGTCTCAGCCTGTGAGGGGCCACGGGTTGAAGCCGAGCATTGCCTAGCCATCGGATTAATGCGGTTTTGGCATTAGTCCGTTGGCGTAGCAAGCACAGGATTCAGTGGCACCGAGCACGTTTCGGGAACCCGCTCGAATGGCTAATGAACGGCCACTTAACTTAGCACAATCTGTTGTTGGCTATTTTGATACGGGAACTTTAAACGAAACGTTAGGGTTGTATTAACCACTTTGTCGAGACGGCCAATTATTACGATGTTGATTGAGGAATAGTGAGACATCCTAATATCATTTTCACCCTGACAGTTGATTGATAAAATTATTGTTTATGAAAAACAATGACGAATTCACCAAAAGTTGGGTCCGCACATGTCCGCCATTCGAACACTGTCCCGACTGGAAGGCGTTTCGGCCAATACTCAGCACTGCAAGAGTGTGAGGTTCAGACGAGTTGAGACTGAGGATTAGCCTAGCTAGGGCGTTAAGCGGTGAATTTCCGCTTGGCGTCATAGCGTAGCTAACCGCAAGTCTCAGTCTGACCCGAACACGTTTCACCAATATGGCATTAAAGCGTGGAAGACCAGTATTTAAGACGTGGGCTTCGGCTTAAATCTGTGTCCACCGCGTTCTAGCAATTGGCCGAAATGCCTGGAAGTCGGCGTAGGACGAACTTGAAAAGCATGTTTACGCCCACTCGCACCTGTTTCCAGCGGTTTTTAGCTGGCCGTTTTTGAACTTAAAAAACGACACGTTTTAATCATGATTAATCCTAAAATGACTAGCACGATACCTGTTGTTAAGTAGGCTGTTGATGTTTGTGTAATAACTTAATGATTGGTATAGGCGCTGGCAGTAGGGGACAGTTAATTAATATGAAGTATGCTGATGATGAGCTTAATGAATATTAACCATAATCGGCGTTGAACTTAATATTAGTCGTAAATCAATTAAAAGGATTGTATTTCAGAGAAAATGGTCTAAACTCTAATTATTCATGTTAGAAGATGTAACATGAAATCTAAATAAGAGGGTTTTGCTATGCGAATTGAAGCTGATTGTATTGGTAAGTTAGCTGTTCCGGATGATGCTTTGTATGGAATTCATACGTTACGTGCCGTTCATAATTTTCCGATTACGACGGAATTGATGCATCCACTGATCATGCAAAGCCTTGTTCAAATCAAGAAAGCGGCGGCCAGTGTGAATGCGGCTGCCGGAACTTTGTCTAATGATAAGGCACACGCCATTATTGCGGCATGTAATCAGTTACTACTGGGGCGTTACGCGGATAACTTCATTGTGCCAGCGATTCAGGGGGGTGCTGGGACCTCGGCTAACATGAACGTCAATGAAGTGGTGGCTAATTTGGCTCACCGATTGATGCCGGCAGTTGCCGTTCATCCCAACGATGATGTTAATCAATCACAATCAACCAATGATACTTTTCCAACGGCCGGTAAAATGGCGCTTTGCATGCAACTCCCAGGACTATTAACGGCACTCAGCCGGTTGGTACAAACGTTACTGGTTAAATCGCAGCGTTATCAAGATGCCATCAAAGTTGGCCGAACTCAGCTTGAAGATGCGGTACCGACGACGTACGGGCGGACCTTTCATGCTTATTACCAATTATTCAAGCGTGATTTGACCCGTGTACGGCAGGCGGGCGAACATCTCCGAATCGTAAATTTGGGTGGGACTGCAATCGGTACCGGCATCAACGCGACTCACACGTATCAACAACAGATTTTAGTGAAATTAAATCAAAATACTGATTTAGATTTAGTAGCCGCACCAGACTTGATCGATGCAACGCAAAACTGCGATTTGTTCGTGGAATTCTCTGCGGCCATGAAGACGTTAGCCGTTGACCTTTCCAAGTTTAGCAATGACTTAAGATTGCTGGCGAGCGGCCCACAAGCTGGCTTTGGTGAATTGAATTTGCCCGCGCAGCAAGCTGGTTCTTCTATTATGCCAGGTAAAATCAATCCGGTTATTCCGGAGGTTGTTAACCAAGTTGCGTTTGAAGTGATTGGTCACGACACGACGGTAACAATGGCAGCGGAAGCAGGCCAATTGGAATTAAACGCTTTCGAGCCGATTATGTTACGGGCATTGCTAACCAGTGAGCAGCATTTACAGCAGGCCTTGACTACATTAGTCGATCACTGTGTGCGGCAATTGACGGTCAATCGCCAACGCTGTGCAGATCAAGTGGCACATTCGGCCATTACGGCAACTGTTTTGGCGCCATACCTTGGTTACGAGACGACTACCGCGCTGATTAAAGAAGCGCTCACCACTAACCAAGCAATTCCTGAATTATTACATCGACGTCGCTTGCTTAGCGATGCTTTGGTCGAGCAGCTGTTTTCGCCGGCCGGACTAACTCAGCCACGCCCAGAGGTTATTGAACAACTACGAGCGGTTGCAAAGTAGCCACTGTTTTGCAGTGCAATTTATGGCTGAGATAGGCTAGTGCTGAAGGTTGACACCAGCCAGTTTAAAGCCAATGGACGTCGCACGACTTAGCACAAACTAAAGTTAGCGCGCTTTCTGCCAATTACTAAAACGCAGTGGATCCAAGTTTAAGCCGTATCTCAAATGCTAGTCATTAAAAATGAGTCACCAGAATGAAAAATTCTGATGGCTCATTTTTAGTTGTCGTTTACTTAGTCTTAGCTAAAAGCAGTGAGACACATTAGTGTAAGTTGACCAAAGCAAAAACGATTGGAATGGTAACGACACTTAAAATCGTTGAGATGCTCATTAGGGCAACGGCTGGCCCGGGATCACCGTGGACTTTGAGCGAGAACAAGACGACGATTCCGGCGACTGGGCAAGCAGCCATTAACACTGTGGTGAATAATGGCTGCTTGCCCAGTGATACCCATTAGCTGGAGGACAACAATCGCCAAGTATGGAAACAATAAATTGCGCAATAAGATGACTAACCAAAGACGTTTATCGAGTGTTGCACGGTTAAGTTTAACGTCTGCCAAACTATTCCCAATAACGATCATGGACAGGGGTGTGTTGACCGAACTGACATATTTAATAGCGCTATTGGCAATCGTTGGCAGTTGCAGCGAGGTTACGAAGATCAGTAGCCCAACAACAATGGCGATGATATTCGGATTAAAGACGATCTGTTTAAGATTATCCCGCCGATTGCCCTGTTGTCCGGTGAAGAGGGTGATACCGTGAGTCCAGCTAAAAATATTGAAGGCCGCTAACGAGGCAACAGCATAGAATACGCCAGTTGCACCGAATAGGGAGCTGGTTAATGGAATCCCCATAAAACCGGCATTAGAATATACGGCACCGTAACGCATAATGCGACGCAAATTCTGGTCAGAGACACGTTTGAATAGTAATTGCGTCACAATGATCATGAGCACATAAATGATCACAATTCCAGCAATGACCCGGGCTAACATTTGTAAGCGGTCGGCTGAAAATGTCTTTTCAAAGGCTTGAATAATCAAGCAAGGTGACACAATGTATAACAGGATGTTGGTTAAATCAGTTGAAGTCTGGGCATGCATGAAGCCGAGCTTGTTAACGAGCAGGCCGACGAGCATGAGAATGAACATCAAAATGATTTGACTAGTTAGTTGCGTTAAATTCATTTACTTCAGTCCAATAAATTAGAATACTCTCATTATTGAGGTTTGGCCTGAACTTTGTCAAGATTCATTTAGGCCGGATGATGCGCCTGGACAATATCCACGTGATGTTTGAGATGGGGAAAAACATGATGATCAGACCACCCCATGATGGCACCTTGAGCAATTAAGGCAAAGGCCGTCCCGAAGCCAATGGCGCGCAAATGACCTGTGGCGAAGAATGAAACGACGATAATCGTCAGAGGTGGCAAATAACTAGTCCACTGGGCAATAATAGCGGAACCATGTAAAAACCGAAAGCGTAAGATATACGATAAATCATCGTTCGGATGCTGAATTAAATTACAACGCTGGTAAATCGAGACGGCGGCCGCAACGCCTAATAGCCCAAGCACGTTTAGAATCAAGCGTGGTAACAGGGGCAGGGCGGGAATCTGTAGCCAATCCCAAAAGTAGCCGATAAATTGGACCAGGTAACTAAAGGGCACGATATAGAGCAAGTTGGAGATAAACCGACGCCGATCAAAGTGACCTAACAGAAGTTGGTTGAGAATCGTGACAACCACACCGTACAGTAATAAGGTGGTTCCTAATGAAATATGGGTCCAGTCAGCTAGATTAACGCTGGAGCCAGTCCAGACGGCGCTGCCTAGGCTGGTGGCGATGGTGAGCGCGTTGGCAGCAGAATTCAGAATAATGGAAAAGACTAAAAAACCAAAACGTTGACGAAAATCAGGAATGTTCAACACGACTAAGCGACCTTTCAGTTAACAGTATATGAGTTATTATAACCGCTTTCATAAGTGGATGTCACGGCTAGACTCATAAAAATATGCTATACTAATTGCACGATAGATTTTACGGTTGAAGGACACTTCAAGAATTCGGGCTACTTTTGGGTTGGGTAGTCAGAGCTTGCAGTGCCCTTTTTTAGGAGGTTTTTAATGGATTACGTTGGTAGTTTAGCGTTGATTTTAATTGTTACGGCGGTTGCGGGTCACCTGAGTGTCCGAATGGGCCTACCCGCGGTGATTGGCCAATTGTTAAGTGGAATTATACTTGGTCCAGCCGTATTAGGTTGGGTCTCAGCAACAAGTTTTATCAAAGACTTCGCGGAGCTTGGCGTGATTATTTTAATGTTCATGGCCGGCTTAGAGAGCGATTTAAAATTGCTGAAGAAGTATTGGCGTCCTAGTTTGTTAGTTGCGGTCCTGGGGGTCATTCTACCCGTTGCGGTGATTGACTGGTGTAGCCAACTATTTCACCTTAACGCCACTGAAAGTTTGTTCTTGGGCGTAACCTTCGCGGCCACATCGGTTTCGATTTCAGTCGCGGTTCTCAAAGAGTTAGGCGCCCTCGATGGTAAAGAAGGGACGACGATTTTAGGTGCAGCGGTCGTTGATGACGTCCTGGCTGTTTTGATTCTGAGTTTGATGATCAGCTTATTTGGCAGTGAAGTCAGTGGTGGCGGTAGTCATGCCTCAACCAACTTGGGACTCTCGCTGGCGATTCAGTTGGCGTTCTTTGTGGCGCTGTACTTTGTGGTCAAGTGGGTGGTGCCACATTTAATGGCCGTGGGGAATGCCCTACTGGTTCCAACCTCCATCACGCTGATGTCACTAGTGATTTGTTTTGGACTCTCATACTTAGCGGACGCAATCGGTTTAAGTGCTGTGATTGGCGCGTTCTTTGCCGGTATCGCCGTTGGTCAGACGGACTATCATGAAGTTATCGATGAGCATATTCAACCCATTGGTAATGCTGTATTTATCCCAGTCTTTTTCGTTAGTATTGGGCTGAATATGTCATTCAATGGTTTCCTGAACGATTTTTGGTTCATCGCTGTGATTACCGTTGCGGCAATTGCCACTAAGCTCATTGGTGCCGGGGTCGGCGCACGGTTGGCGGGTTTTAATTGGTTAAGCGGCTATGAGATTGGCGCCGGCATGGTGTCACGTGGGGAGATGGCCCTGATCATTGCACAGATTGGTTATCAAGGCAAATTACTATCAGCTGATCGTTATTCGGCAGTCATCACGGCAATCATTTTAACGACGCTGATTGCACCACTATTACTTCGTCAGGCGGTTAAACGCCAACGTGAAGCTTAAAGCAATTGAAAATCCCAACTTGTTTGCGTGTTGCAAACGGGCTGGGATTTTTTAATCACGACATTATTCAGTTGTTAAACGTTGATAGTGGACTTCGGCGAGCTGACCATATCGATTGGTGTCAACTAATTCAAAGCGCTGTTGCTGGTCAATTGCTTTAAATAAGGGAATACCATCACCCAAAATGACTGGTGCAATCTGGATGTAGAGCTCATCAACTAAATCCGCAGCTAACAGCGGCATTAAGACGCCAGCACCGCCAACAATCCAAATATTTTTGCCAGCGGTACGGCGCAAGTCTTCGACGATCTTCGTGACGGGGGTATTGGTGAACTGGGTGCGTTCATCGCCGGTGTGGGGGTGGGAAGTCATGACAATATTGTGGGTCGCCGGATTATATGGATTAATGAGTTGATCAGTGGTTTGTTCCATCGTGTATTCGTAAGTATGGCGGCCCATGATGGCGGTATCAACTTGCTGCATAAATGCTTCGGTGGGGGCATCGTTGGCACCAGCTGTTTTGAACAGCCAGTCCAGCCGATTATCCTTAGTGGCTAAACAACCGTCAATTGAAATGGCCCCATAAAACTGAACTTTACGCATGATTCGACACCTACTTTATCTTTAGTAGTCATATTGTACCATGTTTTCCGGTCATTCACTTGCTGAACTCCGGTAAAAGTTCAGTAACATAATTAAATAATTGGTTCGAAATGGGAGGTGGGAAACTACTTAAGGTGTCGCTGGGAGCGTGTGAATGCTGCAAATAATGATGTTGTGGGGCTAATGAGAATGAGTATCCACAGCGGGTTGAGCAGGTCGTGGTGATCATTGTCGGAGAAGTAGCATACGGGCAATCAAGATGTGAGTTGAAGTAACGATTGGTGGTTTTCAAGGGCCCCACCGTCCGCTATAATTGGATTAGCATTTCATCACATACAGTTTGACCTAATTAGGCGAGCTGGCCTGGTTCGTAAACTTCCCAGGATAAAAAACCAAGAACTTCAGTTATCGGAGGTAAGAGAATGAATGCGACGCGTAACGTTATTATTGACTGTGATCCCGGGATCGATGATAGTTTAGCACTATTATTGGCGCTTAAATCACCGGCACTTAATGTGATTGGGATTACAATTGTTTGTGGGAACGTGCCAACCCATATCGGTGCGGAAAATGCACTGAAAATTTTAGATTTGGCTGACCGATTGGATATTCCAGTCTATTTGGGCGCTAATCGCCCATTGGAAGTCGCCTACACGAGTGCGCAAGACACCCACGGCGATGATGGCTTAGGGAATAGTCAGATTCCAGCGGTAACGGCGGTACGACCGATTCAAGATGCCGCTGGTTTTATTGAAGAGACGCTGATTGAAGCACCTGATACTTCGATTTTAGCGTTGGGACCGTTGACGAACATTGCAACGGTACTGCAACGTGATCCACACTTATTTGAACAAGTCGATCAATTTACACTGATGGGTGGAAGTTATCGGAGTCACGGTAATTGTTCGCCAGTGGCTGAATACAACTTCTGGTGTGACCCGGATGCGGCCAAGGTCGTCTTTGACTTGATGCCTGTTCCCATTCAGATGGTTGGTTTAGACGTCACGCGTAACATCGTGTTGACACCCAGTTTATTAACGTATATTAAAGACGTCAATCCAGCAATGGGGGCTTTTGTTGAGAAAATTACAACCTTTTATTTTGACTTTCATTGGAAATATGAACGGGTTATTGGTTGTGTGATCAATGATCCGTTGGCCGTGGCCGGAATGCTTGACCCAACGATTCTGAGTGGCTTTGAAAGCTACACGACGGTTGTGACGGATGGTGTCGCGCGTGGGCAGTCAATCGTGGATGATCATGATTTCTGGCACAACACACCCAATAGTCAAATCATGACGAAGGTTGACGTCGTAGCTTTTTGGCGGTTGTTCTTAACGACTGTGGTCGGTGCGGCTGATCCTGATTTAACGCAAGTCTTGCACCAATTGGTGAGTGCATGAAGAGAATAAAGACGCGGGCAATTACGTTATTGGCGCTCTGCATTGCCCTGAATATTGTTGGCAGTAACATTGCCTTGATGTTAAAATTACCGATTTATTTAGATTCAATTGGTACCGTTTTGGCTGCTGCTGTGTTTGGACCACTGGGTGGGATGTTGGCCGGGGGTGCCACCGGAGTTATCGTGGGTGCGACGACAGACCTGTACTCGCTGTTCTTTATGCCCGTTCAACTGCTGACTGGGTTAGTTGCTGGTCTGCTATATCGGCGAATCAAGCCGGGCACGTGGCGGTCAAATTGGTGGTTAGCTGGTGTTATTTCACTTCCCGGAACACTTTTATCCACGGCGATTACGGTCATCTTATTTCATGGCATCACGTCGTCTGGTTCGAGCATGCTAGTCCAATTATTATTAGGTACCGGTATGGGCAAAACGATGGCCGTCTTCTTGATACAAGTGGGAACGGATTATCTAGATCGGTTTATCACGGTGTACGTGGTCGCACTTGTTTACCGCGCGTTGCGATATAAATTGCCGCAAGCTAATTAGTCGAACGGATGACTTGGTGTCGGATGACCAATCTAAGCATGTTTACGCTAACTCGCACTTTTTCCAGCGGGCCGAAGCTGGCTGTCTTTGAGCTTGGCAAATTCTAGTTTTCGATTCGTAGTATCTGATGAGTCGTGTGAATATGAACAGTAAAAATGACCTCACAGGAACATTCCTGGCGAGGTCATTTTTACTGTTATGAGGTTAAAGTGCAGTGGTCAGTAGCACTACGAGTCGCGGCGACTCATCTTACCATCTTCAATTTGATAGACCACGTCACAGTCATCAATCAGCCGTTGGTCATGGGTCACCATTACGATGGCCTTTTGGTGCTGATGAGCTTCGTTGGCGAGGCGCTTGACGACGTCGATGGAGCGGGGCGTGTCCAGGCTAGCGGTCGGTTCATCTGCAAGAATGACGCTTGGATCATTGTAAAGAGCGCGGGCGATGGCAACACGTTGGCGTTCACCACCGGAGAGGTCACTTGGGTAGGCATCCCGAACTTCAGTAAGGGCTAACTCTGCTAGTAATTCATCGGTGCCTGCTTGATCAAATTTGCGCCGGGCCATTTTATCGACGAGCTTGAACTGTTCACGAACCGTCAGGAATGGAATCAGATTGGAACTCTGCAAGATAAAGCCAATTTCATTGAAACGGTAGGCTAAGCGCTGTTTTTCCGTTTGATTCGATAGTGGTTGTCCGTTCAGAATAACTTGACCACTTGTTGGCGTTTGTAAACCGGCAGCAATCGTCAAAAAGGTGGATTTACCCGAGCCAGAGGGGCCGATAATCGCGACGAATTGGCCAGCACTGACTTCGAAATTGGCATCAGTCAAAGCGTTAACAGCGGTATGACCGTGACCAAATTGTTTATTAATATTTTGTAAGGCTAAAACTGGTTGACTCATTGATATCATCCTCCTTATCCAATGGCAACGACGGGGTCAATCTTGGCGACAGTCCGCCATGAGAGTAAGGCACCGACGACTGCAGCTAACAAGAGAGCCACACTATAAATACCAAATTGTGGCCAGTCAATGGCGAATGGTAATCCGGCGGGCATGATTTGCGCGAGGCCTAACGTAATTAGAAGGCCGATGCCGATACCAATGATTGCCATGACGACACTTTGGGTGAGTAGGGCAGCCAAGATGTGTTTGGTACCAATACCTTGTACTTTTAAGACCCCGAACAAGGCTTGTTTTTGAAGGGTCAGAACGAACATGAAAATTCCAATCACGGCTAGGGCAATTGCGAACAAGAAGTAAATCATCGTGTTGAGTGTCAACTGCTCAGCGCTGTATCCTGGTAATTTTTCAATAAACGTGGCAATTGATAAACGTTGCATGTTGCCATGATGTTGAGTCTTGAAATGACTCTTTTTAGTCACAAAGGCGTTGACCGGTTGTTGATCGCCACTGGTGATGGGATTACCTTTGAGACGATTGAGCGTGGCAACGTCCGTGTAGACCGTTGGCGCAATACTATAGGTACTAGCTTTGAAAGTACCGACGATCGTTACCTTTTGATCAGTGGTCCCAATGCGAACTTTCTGACCAATCCGATAGCCTTTGTCTTTTAATCCCGCGGAAATCAATAATTGATTCTTGCCGTTGATTCGGTGTCCTGAGATGACTTTTGGCATCAGAAAACTATCGCGAGTGGTCCCAAAAGCGCTAGCGTTAGTTTTTTGACCATTACTGGCAGTTCGTAAAGTACCGGACAGACTAGCTAAGGGTGCGA
This Lactiplantibacillus plantarum DNA region includes the following protein-coding sequences:
- a CDS encoding HAD family hydrolase; translated protein: MTKKYLTFDCYGTLINTEPLYQWVANLGLAVGLDPLTVRKAYATYEDDPASVNPYLDYSTLVRADLKHLDRLFEQRHFFESHYVECLEVQRHLLPYADVIPTLTAWQQLGYQLIIMSNSSWDIMPANIAALKVSFTAVVTAEDIQAYKPALAFFETVQERFKLTADNHWHIARGYESDVVPASAMQWPMIWINRDQRQPTSSERPTHMVTDLAAVKQWVN
- a CDS encoding MFS transporter; the protein is MNSKSLNKSTVLLMAISAAIVVANINYIQPIEADIAQQFNLPNAVIGAVAMLTQLGYAFGLLLIVPMGDIMNRRMLIMRLLVLAIISALLAFVAPNIWVYALASLLIGITSVAPQVIIPYAGFLAPRNQRGQVLGNVLSGLLVGVLLSRTVSGVLASYLSWQMVYLIAAILIAGLWLVLWRKLPHDPVTTHTTNYKAMIQTVPQLVKRYPVLRASAVNGFVLFGVSNIFWATLVFYLQHQYGWGSREAGLLALLGVTGVLAAPLIGRLADRFRPRTIIGLGLVLSTLAYVVFWLSGTHLVGLIIGIVILDLGTQFGQVANQTRIQSIDVHASSRFNSVFMFGYFMGGALGSFCGNVLWYLAGWNGVCGLAVVVLMIGFYAHFVHYPRVVTRQVQH
- a CDS encoding aspartate ammonia-lyase codes for the protein MRIEADCIGKLAVPDDALYGIHTLRAVHNFPITTELMHPLIMQSLVQIKKAAASVNAAAGTLSNDKAHAIIAACNQLLLGRYADNFIVPAIQGGAGTSANMNVNEVVANLAHRLMPAVAVHPNDDVNQSQSTNDTFPTAGKMALCMQLPGLLTALSRLVQTLLVKSQRYQDAIKVGRTQLEDAVPTTYGRTFHAYYQLFKRDLTRVRQAGEHLRIVNLGGTAIGTGINATHTYQQQILVKLNQNTDLDLVAAPDLIDATQNCDLFVEFSAAMKTLAVDLSKFSNDLRLLASGPQAGFGELNLPAQQAGSSIMPGKINPVIPEVVNQVAFEVIGHDTTVTMAAEAGQLELNAFEPIMLRALLTSEQHLQQALTTLVDHCVRQLTVNRQRCADQVAHSAITATVLAPYLGYETTTALIKEALTTNQAIPELLHRRRLLSDALVEQLFSPAGLTQPRPEVIEQLRAVAK
- a CDS encoding YczE/YyaS/YitT family protein; its protein translation is MLNIPDFRQRFGFLVFSIILNSAANALTIATSLGSAVWTGSSVNLADWTHISLGTTLLLYGVVVTILNQLLLGHFDRRRFISNLLYIVPFSYLVQFIGYFWDWLQIPALPLLPRLILNVLGLLGVAAAVSIYQRCNLIQHPNDDLSYILRFRFLHGSAIIAQWTSYLPPLTIIVVSFFATGHLRAIGFGTAFALIAQGAIMGWSDHHVFPHLKHHVDIVQAHHPA
- a CDS encoding cation:proton antiporter; the encoded protein is MDYVGSLALILIVTAVAGHLSVRMGLPAVIGQLLSGIILGPAVLGWVSATSFIKDFAELGVIILMFMAGLESDLKLLKKYWRPSLLVAVLGVILPVAVIDWCSQLFHLNATESLFLGVTFAATSVSISVAVLKELGALDGKEGTTILGAAVVDDVLAVLILSLMISLFGSEVSGGGSHASTNLGLSLAIQLAFFVALYFVVKWVVPHLMAVGNALLVPTSITLMSLVICFGLSYLADAIGLSAVIGAFFAGIAVGQTDYHEVIDEHIQPIGNAVFIPVFFVSIGLNMSFNGFLNDFWFIAVITVAAIATKLIGAGVGARLAGFNWLSGYEIGAGMVSRGEMALIIAQIGYQGKLLSADRYSAVITAIILTTLIAPLLLRQAVKRQREA
- a CDS encoding dihydrofolate reductase family protein; this translates as MRKVQFYGAISIDGCLATKDNRLDWLFKTAGANDAPTEAFMQQVDTAIMGRHTYEYTMEQTTDQLINPYNPATHNIVMTSHPHTGDERTQFTNTPVTKIVEDLRRTAGKNIWIVGGAGVLMPLLAADLVDELYIQIAPVILGDGIPLFKAIDQQQRFELVDTNRYGQLAEVHYQRLTTE
- a CDS encoding nucleoside hydrolase, with the translated sequence MNATRNVIIDCDPGIDDSLALLLALKSPALNVIGITIVCGNVPTHIGAENALKILDLADRLDIPVYLGANRPLEVAYTSAQDTHGDDGLGNSQIPAVTAVRPIQDAAGFIEETLIEAPDTSILALGPLTNIATVLQRDPHLFEQVDQFTLMGGSYRSHGNCSPVAEYNFWCDPDAAKVVFDLMPVPIQMVGLDVTRNIVLTPSLLTYIKDVNPAMGAFVEKITTFYFDFHWKYERVIGCVINDPLAVAGMLDPTILSGFESYTTVVTDGVARGQSIVDDHDFWHNTPNSQIMTKVDVVAFWRLFLTTVVGAADPDLTQVLHQLVSA
- a CDS encoding ECF transporter S component; the encoded protein is MKRIKTRAITLLALCIALNIVGSNIALMLKLPIYLDSIGTVLAAAVFGPLGGMLAGGATGVIVGATTDLYSLFFMPVQLLTGLVAGLLYRRIKPGTWRSNWWLAGVISLPGTLLSTAITVILFHGITSSGSSMLVQLLLGTGMGKTMAVFLIQVGTDYLDRFITVYVVALVYRALRYKLPQAN
- a CDS encoding ABC transporter ATP-binding protein, which encodes MSQPVLALQNINKQFGHGHTAVNALTDANFEVSAGQFVAIIGPSGSGKSTFLTIAAGLQTPTSGQVILNGQPLSNQTEKQRLAYRFNEIGFILQSSNLIPFLTVREQFKLVDKMARRKFDQAGTDELLAELALTEVRDAYPSDLSGGERQRVAIARALYNDPSVILADEPTASLDTPRSIDVVKRLANEAHQHQKAIVMVTHDQRLIDDCDVVYQIEDGKMSRRDS
- a CDS encoding ABC transporter permease, whose translation is MYLGLKEMAHEKLRYGLLSGVLLLIALVVFMLAGLANGLSNGNRQAVDQWHAQTVYLNEDANQTLSASQLKLADQDRIKGQDVAPLASLSGTLRTASNGQKTNASAFGTTRDSFLMPKVISGHRINGKNQLLISAGLKDKGYRIGQKVRIGTTDQKVTIVGTFKASTYSIAPTVYTDVATLNRLKGNPITSGDQQPVNAFVTKKSHFKTQHHGNMQRLSIATFIEKLPGYSAEQLTLNTMIYFLFAIALAVIGIFMFVLTLQKQALFGVLKVQGIGTKHILAALLTQSVVMAIIGIGIGLLITLGLAQIMPAGLPFAIDWPQFGIYSVALLLAAVVGALLSWRTVAKIDPVVAIG